One stretch of Meriones unguiculatus strain TT.TT164.6M chromosome 7, Bangor_MerUng_6.1, whole genome shotgun sequence DNA includes these proteins:
- the Wfikkn2 gene encoding WAP, Kazal, immunoglobulin, Kunitz and NTR domain-containing protein 2 isoform X1, translated as MWAPGYHRSWFRWGLLLLLLPGMPLGGLALPPIRYSHAGICPNDMNPNLWVDAQSTCKRECEADQECETYEKCCPNVCGTKSCVAARYMDVKGKKGPVGMPKEATCDHFMCLQQGSECDIWDGQPVCKCKDRCEKEPSFTCASDGLTYYNRCYMDAEACSKGITLAVVTCRYHFTWPNTSPPPPETTAHPTTAPPETLGLDLAAPALLNHPVHQSVTVGETVSFLCDVVGRPRPELTWEKQLEDRENVVMRPNHVRGNVVVTNIAQLVIYNAQLQDAGIYTCTARNAAGVLRADFPLSVVRGGQARATSESSLNGTAFPATECLKPPDSEDCGEEQTRWHFDAQANNCLTFTFGHCHRNLNHFETYEACMLACMSGPLATCSLPALQGPCKAYVPRWAYNSQTGLCQSFVYGGCEGNGNNFESREACEESCPFPRGNQHCRACKPRQKLVTSFCWSDFVILGRVSELTEEPDSGRALVMVDEVLKDEKMGLKFLGREPLEVTLLHVDWACPCPNVTVSEAPLIIMGEVEGGMAMLRPDSFVGASSTRRVRKLREVMHKKTCDVLKDFLGLQ; from the exons GGGGATGCCCCTGGGAGGCCTAGCCCTGCCACCCATCCGCTATTCCCATGCGGGCATCTGCCCCAACGACATGAACCCCAACCTCTGGGTGGACGCCCAGAGCACCTGCAAGCGAGAGTGTGAAGCTGACCAG GAATGTGAGACCTACGAGAAATGCTGCCCCAACGTGTGTGGGACCAAGAGCTGCGTGGCGGCCCGCTACATGGATGTGAAAGGGAAGAAGGGCCCCGTGGGCATGCCCAAGGAGGCCACGTGTGACCACTTCATGTGTCTGCAGCAGGGCTCTGAGTGTGACATCTGGGACGGACAGCCCGTGTGCAAATGCAAAGACCGCTGCGAGAAGGAGCCCAGCTTCACCTGCGCCTCTGACGGCCTCACTTACTACAACCGCTGCTACATGGACGCCGAGGCCTGCTCCAAGGGCATCACGCTGGCGGTGGTCACCTGCCGCTATCACTTCACCTGGCCCAACACCAGCCCTCCACCCCCCGAGACCACTGCGCATCCCACCACAGCCCCTCCGGAGACCCTGGGGCTGGACCTGGCAGCCCCGGCCCTGCTCAACCACCCTGTCCATCAGTCCGTCACCGTGGGCGAGACCGTGAGTTTCCTCTGTGACGTGGTGGGCCGGCCCCGGCCAGAGCTAACCTGGGAGAAACAGCTGGAGGACCGAGAGAACGTGGTCATGAGGCCCAACCACGTGCGTGGCAACGTGGTGGTCACCAACATTGCCCAGCTGGTCATCTACAATGCCCAGCTGCAGGATGCCGGCATCTACACCTGCACAGCTCGGAACGCTGCCGGGGTCCTGCGGGCCGACTTCCCGCTGTCGGTGGTCAGGGGGGGTCAGGCCAGGGCCACCTCGGAGAGCAGTCTCAACGGCACGGCCTTCCCGGCAACCGAGTGCCTGAAACCCCCAGACAGTGAGGACTGCGGAGAGGAGCAGACGCGCTGGCACTTCGATGCCCAGGCTAACAACTGCCTCACTTTCACCTTTGGCCACTGCCATCGCAATCTCAACCACTTTGAGACCTACGAGGCCTGCATGCTGGCCTGTATGAGCGGGCCTCTGGCCACGTGCAGCCTGCCCGCCCTCCAGGGGCCCTGCAAAGCCTATGTGCCACGCTGGGCCTACAACAGCCAGACAGGCCTTTGCCAGTCCTTCGTCTACGGCGGCTGTGAGGGCAATGGCAACAACTTTGAAAGCCGTGAGGCCTGTGAGGAGTCGTGCCCCTTCCCAAGGGGCAATCAGCACTGTCGGGCCTGCAAGCCACGGCAAAAGCTTGTCACCAGCTTCTGTTGGAGCGACTTCGTCATCCTGGGCAGGGTCTCGGAGCTGACTGAAGAGCCTGACTCGGGCCGTGCCCTGGTGATGGTGGATGAGGTCCTCAAGGACGAGAAGATGGGCCTCAAGTTTCTGGGCCGGGAGCCGCTGGAAGTCACTCTGCTTCACGTAGACTGGGCCTGCCCTTGCCCCAACGTGACCGTGAGCGAGGCGCCCCTCATCATCATGGGAGAGGTGGAGGGTGGCATGGCCATGCTGAGACCCGACAGCTTTGTGGGGGCATCCAGCACGCGGCGGGTCAGGAAGCTGCGTGAGGTCATGCACAAGAAAACCTGTGATGTCCTCAAGGACTTCCTGGGCTTGCAATGA
- the Wfikkn2 gene encoding WAP, Kazal, immunoglobulin, Kunitz and NTR domain-containing protein 2 isoform X2 codes for MDVKGKKGPVGMPKEATCDHFMCLQQGSECDIWDGQPVCKCKDRCEKEPSFTCASDGLTYYNRCYMDAEACSKGITLAVVTCRYHFTWPNTSPPPPETTAHPTTAPPETLGLDLAAPALLNHPVHQSVTVGETVSFLCDVVGRPRPELTWEKQLEDRENVVMRPNHVRGNVVVTNIAQLVIYNAQLQDAGIYTCTARNAAGVLRADFPLSVVRGGQARATSESSLNGTAFPATECLKPPDSEDCGEEQTRWHFDAQANNCLTFTFGHCHRNLNHFETYEACMLACMSGPLATCSLPALQGPCKAYVPRWAYNSQTGLCQSFVYGGCEGNGNNFESREACEESCPFPRGNQHCRACKPRQKLVTSFCWSDFVILGRVSELTEEPDSGRALVMVDEVLKDEKMGLKFLGREPLEVTLLHVDWACPCPNVTVSEAPLIIMGEVEGGMAMLRPDSFVGASSTRRVRKLREVMHKKTCDVLKDFLGLQ; via the coding sequence ATGGATGTGAAAGGGAAGAAGGGCCCCGTGGGCATGCCCAAGGAGGCCACGTGTGACCACTTCATGTGTCTGCAGCAGGGCTCTGAGTGTGACATCTGGGACGGACAGCCCGTGTGCAAATGCAAAGACCGCTGCGAGAAGGAGCCCAGCTTCACCTGCGCCTCTGACGGCCTCACTTACTACAACCGCTGCTACATGGACGCCGAGGCCTGCTCCAAGGGCATCACGCTGGCGGTGGTCACCTGCCGCTATCACTTCACCTGGCCCAACACCAGCCCTCCACCCCCCGAGACCACTGCGCATCCCACCACAGCCCCTCCGGAGACCCTGGGGCTGGACCTGGCAGCCCCGGCCCTGCTCAACCACCCTGTCCATCAGTCCGTCACCGTGGGCGAGACCGTGAGTTTCCTCTGTGACGTGGTGGGCCGGCCCCGGCCAGAGCTAACCTGGGAGAAACAGCTGGAGGACCGAGAGAACGTGGTCATGAGGCCCAACCACGTGCGTGGCAACGTGGTGGTCACCAACATTGCCCAGCTGGTCATCTACAATGCCCAGCTGCAGGATGCCGGCATCTACACCTGCACAGCTCGGAACGCTGCCGGGGTCCTGCGGGCCGACTTCCCGCTGTCGGTGGTCAGGGGGGGTCAGGCCAGGGCCACCTCGGAGAGCAGTCTCAACGGCACGGCCTTCCCGGCAACCGAGTGCCTGAAACCCCCAGACAGTGAGGACTGCGGAGAGGAGCAGACGCGCTGGCACTTCGATGCCCAGGCTAACAACTGCCTCACTTTCACCTTTGGCCACTGCCATCGCAATCTCAACCACTTTGAGACCTACGAGGCCTGCATGCTGGCCTGTATGAGCGGGCCTCTGGCCACGTGCAGCCTGCCCGCCCTCCAGGGGCCCTGCAAAGCCTATGTGCCACGCTGGGCCTACAACAGCCAGACAGGCCTTTGCCAGTCCTTCGTCTACGGCGGCTGTGAGGGCAATGGCAACAACTTTGAAAGCCGTGAGGCCTGTGAGGAGTCGTGCCCCTTCCCAAGGGGCAATCAGCACTGTCGGGCCTGCAAGCCACGGCAAAAGCTTGTCACCAGCTTCTGTTGGAGCGACTTCGTCATCCTGGGCAGGGTCTCGGAGCTGACTGAAGAGCCTGACTCGGGCCGTGCCCTGGTGATGGTGGATGAGGTCCTCAAGGACGAGAAGATGGGCCTCAAGTTTCTGGGCCGGGAGCCGCTGGAAGTCACTCTGCTTCACGTAGACTGGGCCTGCCCTTGCCCCAACGTGACCGTGAGCGAGGCGCCCCTCATCATCATGGGAGAGGTGGAGGGTGGCATGGCCATGCTGAGACCCGACAGCTTTGTGGGGGCATCCAGCACGCGGCGGGTCAGGAAGCTGCGTGAGGTCATGCACAAGAAAACCTGTGATGTCCTCAAGGACTTCCTGGGCTTGCAATGA